A genomic window from Clostridia bacterium includes:
- a CDS encoding PHP domain-containing protein, giving the protein MINKYTYELHSHTSEVSGCAEVPAAESYRMHESAGFDGIVITDHFYTDALNDRYSRVWEERAYGYMTGYRKMKELARDGFTVMLGLEFRFHDSPNDYLIFGITPELLTASPDIDLYDKRQLRDWADEHGLLIVQAHPFRGSCTPAEPWFLDGVEVYNGHPWHNSRNDMALAFAEEHGLIQTSGSDFHHPGMLARGGIATDFPIRSERELVDVLKSGSYQLMKTESGFCY; this is encoded by the coding sequence ATGATAAACAAATACACCTACGAGCTCCACTCGCACACCTCCGAAGTCAGCGGCTGCGCGGAAGTCCCGGCCGCCGAAAGCTACCGTATGCACGAAAGCGCCGGCTTCGACGGCATCGTGATAACCGACCATTTCTACACCGACGCGCTCAACGACCGATACAGCCGCGTATGGGAGGAGCGCGCCTACGGCTATATGACCGGCTACCGCAAAATGAAGGAGCTCGCGCGCGACGGCTTCACCGTTATGCTCGGGCTGGAGTTCCGCTTCCACGATTCGCCGAACGACTACCTCATCTTCGGCATAACGCCGGAGCTGCTGACCGCCTCGCCGGACATCGACCTTTACGACAAGCGGCAGCTGCGCGACTGGGCGGACGAGCACGGGCTGCTGATTGTTCAGGCGCACCCCTTCCGCGGGAGCTGCACGCCGGCGGAGCCGTGGTTCCTCGACGGCGTGGAGGTCTATAACGGGCATCCGTGGCATAATTCGCGCAACGATATGGCGCTCGCTTTCGCCGAGGAACACGGACTGATACAGACCTCCGGCAGCGACTTCCATCACCCCGGAATGCTCGCCAGAGGCGGCATCGCGACCGACTTCCCCATCCGCTCCGAACGCGAGCTGGTCGACGTGCTGAAAAGCGGAAGCTACCAGCTGATGAAGACCGAAAGCGGCTTCTGCTATTGA
- a CDS encoding TIGR04076 family protein produces the protein MFDCRITVMRRTFYKDLAGKYENPIEHACDMEIGKVFVSKGGRRPEGFCESAWYSLRPFVEELAAGGGNFYDGWMKDPKSAMISCNDGFRPVSFYVEAIEE, from the coding sequence ATGTTCGATTGCCGCATAACCGTGATGCGCAGGACCTTCTACAAGGACCTTGCGGGGAAGTATGAAAACCCCATAGAGCACGCCTGCGATATGGAGATAGGAAAAGTATTCGTCAGCAAGGGAGGCAGGCGCCCGGAGGGCTTCTGCGAGAGCGCGTGGTATTCGCTGCGCCCCTTCGTCGAGGAGCTCGCCGCGGGCGGCGGCAACTTCTACGACGGCTGGATGAAGGATCCGAAGTCCGCGATGATCTCCTGCAACGACGGCTTCCGCCCCGTCAGCTTTTACGTCGAGGCGATAGAGGAATAA
- a CDS encoding TetR/AcrR family transcriptional regulator — MKRSDARVRYTQRVLKESFLSLLMEKPVNKITVKEVCESAELNRATFYAHYSDCFALMESIEQELLEAFRQSLRLINGFDVSALIAAIYSIAEQHEESCRVLIFNGASPSVLGKMIDLARESSIAAWRQQLHHASDAELEMLYTHLSSGLMNVVLDGYDKYSRDEVISFVNRIVKSSLSLFR, encoded by the coding sequence ATGAAAAGGAGCGACGCAAGAGTGCGCTATACGCAGCGCGTATTGAAAGAATCGTTTTTATCTCTGCTGATGGAGAAACCCGTCAATAAGATCACCGTCAAAGAGGTCTGCGAATCGGCTGAGTTGAACAGAGCGACCTTCTATGCGCACTACAGCGATTGCTTTGCGCTGATGGAAAGCATCGAGCAGGAGCTTCTCGAAGCATTCAGGCAGTCTCTGCGCCTGATCAACGGCTTTGACGTTAGCGCGCTGATCGCGGCGATCTACTCGATAGCGGAACAGCATGAAGAATCCTGCCGCGTTCTGATCTTCAACGGCGCAAGCCCTTCCGTTCTCGGCAAGATGATCGACCTTGCCAGAGAATCGAGCATTGCAGCTTGGAGGCAGCAGCTTCACCATGCGTCCGACGCCGAGCTCGAAATGCTCTATACACATCTGTCAAGCGGTCTTATGAACGTTGTGCTTGACGGGTATGACAAATACAGCCGGGACGAAGTGATCTCCTTTGTCAACCGCATCGTCAAAAGCAGTCTGTCCCTGTTCCGCTGA
- a CDS encoding HD-GYP domain-containing protein: protein MLVCIALPTISSVLQIFFYGISLANLTMVVVVAVFYTYTLIDMGESVERARTRELEFYKEARERESAMFGQITEALANAIDAKDGYTRGHSARVAVYSREIAKKVGMPARDCEDVYFAALLHDVGKIGVPINIINKVGRLTDEEFEQIKQHPAMGDQILTSIKQAPFLRLGARHHHERYDGTGYPDGLAGEDIPEIARIIAVADAYDAMTSMRSYREPLRIEAVKEELVKGKGTQFDPRFADVMLQLIDEDGDIFKPKNT, encoded by the coding sequence ATGCTCGTCTGCATCGCCCTGCCTACCATATCCTCGGTGCTGCAGATCTTCTTTTACGGAATATCGCTGGCGAATCTGACGATGGTCGTCGTAGTCGCCGTCTTCTACACCTACACACTGATCGATATGGGTGAATCCGTTGAGCGCGCAAGGACACGCGAACTCGAATTCTACAAAGAAGCGCGCGAAAGGGAATCCGCCATGTTCGGGCAGATTACCGAGGCGTTGGCAAACGCGATCGACGCAAAGGACGGGTATACGCGCGGACATTCCGCGCGCGTCGCCGTCTATTCACGCGAGATAGCAAAAAAAGTCGGGATGCCGGCGCGGGATTGCGAAGATGTGTATTTCGCCGCCCTTCTGCATGACGTCGGCAAGATCGGCGTGCCGATCAATATCATTAACAAGGTCGGAAGACTCACCGACGAGGAATTCGAGCAGATCAAACAGCACCCTGCTATGGGAGACCAGATACTCACCAGCATTAAGCAGGCGCCGTTCCTGCGCCTCGGCGCGCGCCACCACCACGAGCGCTACGACGGCACAGGGTATCCGGACGGGCTCGCCGGCGAGGATATTCCGGAGATCGCGCGGATAATCGCCGTCGCCGACGCGTACGACGCGATGACCTCGATGAGAAGCTACCGCGAACCGCTGCGGATCGAAGCGGTGAAGGAAGAGCTCGTCAAGGGTAAGGGAACGCAGTTTGACCCGCGCTTCGCCGACGTCATGCTTCAGCTCATCGACGAGGACGGAGACATTTTCAAACCAAAAAACACGTGA
- a CDS encoding SufD family Fe-S cluster assembly protein, with the protein MVKLDEIQKRLIGEIADLHTMPEGAYNFRANGELAGRNSTANIEIVSKPDGTGIDIHIKPGTKRESVHIPVVLSNTGYKETVYNDFYIGEDSDVLIVAGCGIDNCGAGDSQHDGVHRFFVGRGAKAKYVEKHYGSGDGSGKRILNPVTEVYMEEGSSMEMVMEQIKGVDSTERKNYAELKKNARLVVKERLMTHGKQHAVSDYVVELKGENSSADVVSRSVARDDSSQTFNARITGEAPCSGHTECDAIIMDNARVLAVPSLDAKNVDAALVHEAAIGKIAGEQLTKLMSLGLTEKEAEEQIINGFLK; encoded by the coding sequence ATGGTAAAGCTTGACGAGATACAAAAACGCCTTATCGGCGAAATAGCCGACCTGCACACCATGCCGGAGGGCGCGTATAACTTCCGCGCCAACGGCGAGCTCGCGGGCAGGAACAGCACCGCGAATATCGAGATCGTCTCCAAGCCGGACGGCACCGGCATCGACATACACATCAAGCCCGGCACGAAGCGCGAGAGCGTGCATATCCCCGTGGTGCTCAGCAACACGGGCTACAAAGAAACTGTATATAACGACTTTTATATCGGCGAAGACAGCGACGTGCTTATCGTTGCCGGCTGCGGCATAGACAACTGCGGCGCGGGCGATTCGCAGCACGACGGCGTCCACCGCTTCTTCGTCGGCAGGGGCGCGAAGGCGAAGTACGTCGAGAAGCATTACGGCTCCGGCGACGGCTCCGGCAAGCGCATCCTCAACCCCGTCACCGAGGTCTATATGGAGGAAGGCAGCTCCATGGAGATGGTGATGGAGCAGATAAAGGGAGTCGACTCCACCGAGCGGAAGAACTACGCGGAGCTGAAGAAGAACGCCCGCCTCGTCGTAAAGGAACGCCTGATGACGCACGGGAAACAGCACGCGGTCAGCGACTACGTCGTGGAGCTGAAGGGCGAGAACTCCTCTGCGGACGTCGTTTCGCGCTCCGTCGCGCGCGACGATTCCTCCCAGACCTTCAACGCGCGCATCACGGGCGAAGCCCCCTGCAGCGGACACACCGAGTGCGACGCGATAATCATGGATAACGCCCGCGTGCTCGCGGTCCCGTCGCTCGACGCGAAAAACGTCGACGCCGCGCTCGTTCACGAAGCGGCGATCGGCAAGATCGCCGGCGAGCAGCTCACGAAGCTTATGTCCCTCGGTCTGACGGAAAAGGAAGCCGAGGAACAGATAATCAACGGATTTTTGAAATAA
- a CDS encoding metallophosphoesterase, translating into MNEIKFCTFADLHYHPGIFYTDAEKRLDAIIARAEASGAEFIVQLGDLCHAPHERADIIERFESAPMPAYHVLGNHEFEDSTFEQALEAYGLERGYYFFDRGGFRFIVLDLNYARVDGEAVHYTLGNSVRMPAGTALATFEERQREWFVEAVTGSPYPCVLLSHFSLERPNNRMSAAEHDEVFALLGELNRDKRRIFMAINGHHHMDGLVVENGIAFLDLNSASYHWISKPHDLFPPELREKYCLVGHTLIYEDPLSAIITLRDDGYIKIDGAESRFLYGVDREKAGLSPCDSAGRACTACILSAELKI; encoded by the coding sequence ATGAACGAAATAAAGTTCTGCACGTTTGCCGACCTGCATTATCACCCCGGCATATTTTACACCGACGCGGAGAAGCGCCTGGACGCGATAATCGCGCGCGCGGAGGCCTCCGGCGCGGAGTTTATCGTCCAGCTCGGCGACCTCTGCCACGCGCCGCACGAACGCGCCGACATAATAGAGCGCTTCGAGTCGGCGCCGATGCCGGCGTACCACGTCCTCGGCAACCACGAGTTCGAGGACAGCACCTTCGAGCAGGCGCTGGAGGCGTACGGGCTCGAGCGCGGCTACTACTTCTTCGATCGCGGCGGTTTCCGCTTCATCGTGCTCGACCTGAACTACGCGCGCGTGGACGGCGAAGCGGTGCACTACACCCTCGGCAACAGCGTCAGGATGCCCGCCGGCACGGCGCTCGCCACCTTCGAGGAGCGCCAGCGCGAGTGGTTTGTCGAAGCCGTAACGGGCTCGCCTTACCCCTGCGTGCTGTTGAGTCACTTCAGCCTTGAGCGCCCGAACAACCGTATGTCCGCGGCGGAGCACGACGAGGTCTTCGCCCTGCTCGGTGAGCTCAATCGCGACAAAAGGCGTATATTCATGGCGATAAACGGACACCACCATATGGACGGACTGGTCGTCGAGAACGGCATCGCCTTCCTCGACCTCAACTCCGCGTCCTACCACTGGATAAGCAAGCCGCACGACCTCTTCCCGCCGGAGCTGCGCGAGAAATACTGCCTCGTCGGGCACACGCTGATATACGAGGATCCGTTGAGCGCGATAATCACCCTCCGCGACGACGGATATATAAAGATCGACGGCGCGGAAAGCCGCTTTCTCTACGGCGTCGACCGCGAAAAAGCGGGACTTTCGCCCTGCGACTCCGCCGGACGCGCCTGCACCGCGTGCATACTTTCCGCGGAGCTGAAAATATAA
- a CDS encoding ATP-binding cassette domain-containing protein, with amino-acid sequence MLELKNITYEVSENGAVKRILDDVSLTVESRRFVVITGPNGGGKSTLAKIIMGVEKPTSGRIFFDGTDITDLNVTERAKLGISFAFQQPVRFKGIQVKDLLRMASGRELSISEACEYLSEVGLCARDYVDREINASLSGGELKRIEIATLLARNTRLSVFDEPEAGIDLWSFQNLIRIFEKMRAEIKDSSIVIISHQERILQIADEIIVIADGKLSRRGGTELLTELTGASAPESACEKLQ; translated from the coding sequence ATGCTCGAACTGAAAAATATAACCTATGAGGTCTCCGAAAACGGAGCCGTGAAAAGGATACTTGACGACGTTTCGCTGACGGTGGAGAGCCGCCGCTTCGTCGTCATCACCGGCCCGAACGGCGGCGGTAAATCCACCCTCGCGAAGATAATCATGGGCGTCGAAAAGCCGACCTCCGGCCGCATCTTCTTCGACGGCACTGACATAACCGACCTGAACGTCACCGAGCGCGCGAAGCTCGGTATCAGCTTCGCGTTTCAGCAGCCGGTGCGCTTCAAGGGCATACAGGTCAAGGACCTGCTTCGCATGGCGTCCGGCAGGGAGTTGAGCATATCCGAGGCGTGCGAATACCTCTCCGAAGTCGGCCTCTGCGCGCGCGACTACGTCGACAGGGAGATAAACGCGTCCCTCTCCGGCGGCGAGCTGAAGCGCATCGAGATCGCGACTCTGCTCGCGCGCAACACGCGCCTGAGCGTCTTCGACGAGCCGGAGGCGGGCATCGACCTCTGGAGCTTCCAGAACCTTATACGCATCTTCGAGAAGATGCGCGCCGAGATAAAAGACAGCTCCATCGTCATAATCTCGCATCAGGAGCGCATCCTGCAGATCGCGGACGAGATAATCGTCATCGCGGACGGGAAGCTCTCCCGCCGCGGCGGAACGGAGCTTCTGACGGAGCTGACCGGCGCGTCCGCGCCGGAATCCGCCTGCGAGAAGCTGCAGTAG
- a CDS encoding SDR family NAD(P)-dependent oxidoreductase produces the protein MFEKYLVTGASGFLGRAVLAELIKKEAEIRVLVLKNDPLAADLPQEAAVVCGDVCDDASLERFFAGAGGDTCVIHCAGIVSVASDPGDRIYRVNVGGTNNILRHCEKNGVGKLVYVSSVHAIPEKPKGTEITEDAVFSPDMVRGDYAKSKAIATSLVLEAAGRGLNASVVFPSGIIGPGDVGKGSITNMLMSFLAGKLPFAVRGGYDFVDVRDVAAGIVSCAEHGQAGRGYILSGQYASIRDILDAAKKNLGLKRMVSFLPICFAKLVAPVYEKRSLRKKQTLYFTPYSVAVLDSNSRFSRKAAAAAFGYAPRPLKNSIRDTVLWLKKRTKVN, from the coding sequence ATGTTCGAGAAATATTTAGTTACGGGAGCAAGCGGCTTTCTCGGCCGCGCGGTTCTCGCCGAGCTTATAAAGAAGGAGGCGGAGATCAGGGTTCTGGTATTAAAAAACGATCCGCTGGCCGCCGATTTGCCGCAGGAAGCCGCTGTCGTTTGCGGCGACGTGTGCGACGATGCTTCGCTGGAGCGTTTTTTTGCCGGCGCAGGCGGCGATACCTGCGTCATTCATTGCGCGGGTATCGTTTCGGTGGCCTCTGATCCGGGAGATCGGATCTATCGGGTGAATGTCGGCGGCACAAACAATATACTGCGCCATTGCGAAAAAAACGGCGTAGGCAAGTTGGTATATGTCAGTTCCGTCCATGCGATTCCCGAAAAGCCGAAGGGAACGGAGATCACGGAGGACGCGGTCTTTTCACCCGATATGGTGAGAGGCGATTACGCTAAAAGCAAAGCCATCGCCACCTCTCTTGTTCTTGAAGCAGCCGGCCGCGGCCTGAATGCCAGTGTGGTTTTCCCTTCCGGTATCATAGGTCCCGGGGACGTCGGGAAGGGCAGTATTACAAATATGCTGATGTCTTTCCTTGCCGGAAAGCTTCCTTTTGCCGTGAGGGGCGGTTATGATTTTGTGGATGTGCGCGATGTCGCGGCAGGTATCGTCTCCTGCGCGGAGCACGGACAAGCCGGACGCGGCTATATCCTCTCCGGGCAGTATGCGTCCATACGCGACATACTTGACGCGGCGAAGAAAAACCTCGGGCTAAAGCGGATGGTTTCATTCCTGCCGATTTGTTTCGCGAAGCTGGTGGCGCCTGTCTATGAAAAGCGGAGTTTGAGGAAAAAGCAGACGCTTTACTTTACTCCTTATTCCGTCGCCGTGCTCGATTCCAACAGCCGCTTCAGCAGAAAAGCCGCGGCCGCGGCTTTCGGATATGCTCCCCGTCCTCTGAAAAACAGTATTCGTGATACTGTGCTGTGGCTGAAGAAACGCACGAAGGTTAATTGA
- a CDS encoding HAD family hydrolase codes for MKYDCVIWDWNGTLIDDMGVSLGSVNRILADRGMPPITEADYYDYIDTPITRFYERLFDLEKTDVTQLLREFNVNYDALLDGGEVREGTRLALKAAADAGVRQIVLSAFEQNKLRRMLREYGVDGCFAAVLGADNIHCGDKTDRAREYFAAEGLSPERAVVIGDTLHDAAVAKAVGCACVLVRGGHQGDRELEASGVQLADSAADAVKLALGIEF; via the coding sequence ATGAAATACGACTGTGTCATATGGGACTGGAACGGCACGCTCATCGACGATATGGGCGTATCGCTCGGCTCGGTCAACCGCATCCTCGCCGACCGCGGTATGCCGCCGATAACCGAGGCGGACTACTACGACTACATCGATACGCCGATAACGCGCTTTTACGAGCGCCTTTTCGACCTTGAGAAGACCGACGTCACGCAGCTTCTGCGCGAGTTCAACGTCAACTACGACGCGCTGCTTGACGGCGGCGAGGTGCGCGAAGGCACCCGCCTCGCGCTGAAGGCGGCCGCGGACGCGGGCGTGCGGCAGATAGTGCTCTCCGCCTTCGAGCAGAACAAGCTCCGCCGGATGCTGCGCGAATACGGCGTCGACGGCTGCTTCGCCGCCGTGCTCGGCGCGGATAACATCCACTGCGGCGACAAGACCGACCGCGCGCGCGAATACTTCGCGGCCGAGGGGCTTTCGCCAGAACGCGCCGTCGTCATCGGCGACACGCTCCACGACGCGGCGGTAGCGAAGGCGGTCGGCTGCGCCTGTGTGCTCGTGCGCGGCGGCCATCAGGGCGACAGGGAGCTCGAAGCAAGCGGCGTTCAGCTCGCGGACTCCGCCGCGGACGCGGTGAAGCTCGCGCTGGGGATAGAATTCTGA
- the secA gene encoding preprotein translocase subunit SecA: MGFLDNMMSNRYNRKEIKRAQAFTDRALALADRFSAMSEAELKGMTAQFKQRIANGEELDSILPEAFATVAEASWRVLNMRHYPVQMIGGVVLHKGKIAEMKTGEGKTLVATLPAYLNALTGNGVHIVTVNDYLAKRDSEWMGKVYRYLGLSVGLVIHDVDPAERRPMYEADITYGTNNEMGFDYLRDNMVTYKERMVQRGHSYAIVDEVDSILVDEARTPLIISGPGDKSTELYQLADRVAQTLHAERFVELSDKENHDDIDADYIIDEKARTATLTPRGVEKVERAFNIDNLNDPENMTLSHHINQAIRARGIMKRDVDYVVKDGEVIIVDEFTGRLMYGRRYNEGLHQAIEAKEGVTVAKESKTLATITFQNYFRLYDKLAGMTGTAMTEAAEFREIYDLDVVEIPTNKPMIRDDKPDVVYKTEAAKYNAVIEQISECHEKGQPVLVGTVTIEKSELLSKMLKRQGIQHQVLNAKHHEKEAEIVAQAGKLGAVTIATNMAGRGTDIMLGGNAEYLAKARMRKEQVPEELIVEATGYAETEDPDILGARAKFREYYDEYRAETAKEAEQVVKAGGLFIVGTERHESRRIDNQLRGRSGRQGDPGASRFFLSAEDELVRLFGGDRIKATLEMLRVDENMPIESKMLSNVIESSQKRVESRNFSIRKSVLQYDDVMNRQREIIYDQRGKVLAGEDIHPFIEKMKEDTINAVCDMYLGGNIPDEWNLMGLRDHYLGVLTDENTFNYTREELQELDRRDVINELMRRADEKMESQREIFGEMFPELERIALLRSVDSRWMDHIDAMEDLKRGIYLRSYGQQDPVNAYKQEGFDMFDEMIEAIKEDTIKRVLAAKIVRQEKMVREQIANPIHSSHGGDGSVKKQPVVKKKKIGPNDPCPCGSGKKYKNCCG; this comes from the coding sequence ATGGGATTTCTCGACAACATGATGTCAAACAGATATAACCGCAAGGAGATCAAGCGGGCGCAGGCCTTCACCGACAGGGCGCTCGCGCTTGCGGACCGCTTCAGCGCCATGAGCGAAGCGGAGCTGAAGGGTATGACCGCGCAGTTCAAGCAGCGCATAGCCAACGGCGAGGAGCTCGACAGCATCCTGCCGGAAGCGTTCGCCACCGTCGCGGAGGCGTCCTGGCGCGTGCTGAATATGCGCCACTACCCCGTGCAGATGATCGGCGGCGTCGTGCTCCACAAGGGCAAGATCGCGGAGATGAAGACCGGCGAAGGCAAAACGCTCGTCGCCACGCTCCCCGCGTATCTGAACGCGCTGACCGGCAACGGCGTGCATATAGTCACCGTCAACGACTACCTCGCCAAGCGCGACAGCGAATGGATGGGCAAGGTCTACCGCTACCTCGGGCTTTCCGTCGGCCTCGTCATTCACGACGTCGATCCCGCCGAACGCCGCCCGATGTACGAGGCGGACATAACCTACGGCACGAATAACGAAATGGGCTTCGACTACCTGCGCGATAATATGGTGACGTATAAGGAGCGTATGGTACAGCGCGGCCACAGCTACGCGATAGTCGACGAGGTCGACTCCATTCTCGTCGACGAGGCGAGAACGCCGCTCATCATTTCCGGCCCCGGCGACAAATCGACGGAGCTCTATCAACTCGCCGACCGCGTCGCGCAGACGCTTCACGCCGAGCGCTTCGTCGAACTCAGCGACAAGGAGAACCACGACGATATCGACGCCGACTACATCATAGACGAAAAAGCGCGTACCGCGACGCTGACTCCCCGCGGAGTCGAGAAGGTCGAGCGCGCCTTCAACATAGACAACCTCAACGACCCGGAGAATATGACGCTTTCGCATCATATCAACCAGGCGATCCGCGCGCGCGGCATAATGAAGCGCGACGTCGACTACGTCGTCAAGGACGGCGAGGTCATCATCGTCGACGAATTCACCGGCCGCCTTATGTACGGCCGCCGCTACAACGAAGGCCTCCATCAGGCGATCGAGGCGAAGGAGGGCGTGACCGTCGCCAAGGAGAGCAAAACGCTCGCGACCATCACCTTCCAGAACTACTTCCGCCTTTACGATAAGCTCGCCGGCATGACCGGTACCGCGATGACCGAAGCCGCCGAGTTCCGCGAGATCTACGACCTCGACGTCGTCGAGATCCCCACGAATAAGCCGATGATCCGCGACGACAAGCCGGACGTCGTCTACAAGACCGAGGCGGCGAAGTATAACGCCGTCATCGAGCAGATATCCGAGTGTCACGAAAAGGGCCAGCCCGTCCTCGTCGGCACGGTCACGATCGAGAAATCCGAGCTGCTTTCCAAGATGCTCAAAAGGCAGGGGATACAGCATCAGGTGCTGAACGCGAAGCATCACGAGAAGGAAGCGGAGATCGTCGCGCAGGCGGGCAAGCTCGGCGCCGTCACCATCGCCACGAACATGGCGGGCCGCGGAACCGACATAATGCTCGGCGGCAACGCCGAATACCTCGCCAAGGCACGTATGCGCAAGGAGCAGGTGCCGGAGGAGCTCATCGTAGAAGCCACCGGCTACGCCGAAACGGAGGACCCCGACATCCTCGGCGCGCGCGCGAAGTTCCGCGAATACTACGACGAATACCGCGCCGAGACCGCGAAAGAAGCGGAGCAGGTCGTCAAGGCGGGCGGCCTCTTCATAGTCGGCACGGAGCGGCACGAAAGCCGCCGTATAGATAACCAGCTTCGCGGCCGAAGCGGCAGACAGGGCGACCCCGGCGCGAGCCGTTTCTTCCTCTCCGCGGAGGACGAACTCGTCCGTCTTTTCGGCGGCGACCGCATAAAGGCGACGCTCGAAATGCTCCGCGTGGACGAGAATATGCCCATCGAATCCAAGATGCTCTCCAACGTCATCGAGAGCTCGCAGAAGCGCGTCGAGAGCCGCAACTTCTCGATCCGCAAGAGCGTCCTGCAGTACGACGACGTCATGAACCGCCAGCGCGAGATAATCTACGATCAGCGCGGCAAAGTGCTCGCCGGCGAGGATATCCACCCCTTCATCGAGAAGATGAAGGAGGATACCATCAACGCCGTCTGCGATATGTACCTCGGCGGGAACATACCGGACGAGTGGAACCTTATGGGCCTGCGCGACCACTACCTCGGCGTTCTGACGGACGAGAACACATTCAACTACACCCGCGAGGAGCTTCAGGAGCTCGACCGCAGGGACGTAATAAACGAGCTTATGCGCCGCGCGGACGAAAAGATGGAGTCGCAGCGTGAAATCTTCGGCGAGATGTTCCCCGAGCTCGAGCGCATCGCGCTGCTCCGCTCGGTCGACTCGCGCTGGATGGACCACATCGACGCGATGGAAGACCTCAAGCGCGGCATCTACCTGCGCTCCTACGGCCAGCAGGATCCCGTCAACGCGTATAAGCAGGAGGGCTTCGATATGTTCGACGAGATGATCGAGGCCATCAAGGAGGATACGATCAAGCGCGTCCTCGCCGCGAAGATAGTGAGGCAGGAGAAGATGGTGCGCGAGCAGATCGCCAACCCGATCCACTCCTCCCACGGCGGCGACGGCTCCGTCAAAAAGCAGCCGGTCGTCAAGAAAAAGAAGATCGGCCCGAACGATCCCTGCCCCTGCGGCAGCGGCAAGAAGTACAAAAACTGCTGCGGATAA
- a CDS encoding substrate-binding domain-containing protein — translation MMKKAVVILLALAMIAGVFAGCAENAPPEEPAVGGTRIVNIGISLPTEDDDVWNRAGDLMKEGLSELGYAAVLDYASNDVATQVEQIENMLNSGCNYLIIAPVEGEALGTVLDAAKGKNVPVISYDRMLMNSDAVSYYVAFDSYMTGHKQAEYIRDSLDLDATAGPYNIEFVAGDPSDGKASMMFSGAMDVLTPYIDEGKLNVRSGKVDFKEVATAAWAGEAAMSRMDAVIFANYSDGTTLHAVLCSSDSCASGVVKSLEYNYRGAWPIITGSGCEKENVKYILSGKQSMSLFCDTETLASRAVEMMKSLVNGGTVMINDSERYDNGVLTVPAFVCEPEVVDKDSYTEILIDSGFYTEDELK, via the coding sequence ATTATGAAAAAAGCCGTCGTTATATTGCTTGCACTCGCCATGATCGCCGGCGTATTTGCGGGATGCGCTGAAAACGCGCCGCCCGAGGAGCCTGCCGTCGGAGGAACCAGAATCGTAAATATCGGCATTTCCCTGCCCACCGAAGACGACGATGTGTGGAACCGCGCGGGAGACCTGATGAAAGAGGGGCTGTCGGAGCTTGGATACGCGGCAGTTCTCGATTACGCGTCAAACGATGTCGCGACGCAGGTGGAGCAGATAGAGAATATGCTTAATTCCGGATGCAACTATCTGATAATCGCGCCGGTAGAGGGCGAGGCGCTCGGGACCGTCCTTGACGCAGCCAAAGGAAAAAACGTTCCCGTCATATCTTATGACAGAATGCTGATGAATTCGGACGCGGTATCCTATTACGTCGCGTTTGATTCGTATATGACAGGTCATAAGCAGGCGGAATATATCAGAGATAGTCTGGACCTTGACGCGACCGCCGGTCCGTATAATATCGAGTTTGTCGCCGGAGATCCGAGCGACGGAAAAGCGAGTATGATGTTTTCGGGCGCGATGGATGTGCTTACTCCCTATATAGACGAGGGCAAGCTTAACGTCCGTTCCGGTAAGGTCGATTTCAAAGAAGTCGCGACGGCGGCGTGGGCCGGTGAAGCGGCGATGTCGAGAATGGACGCTGTCATTTTCGCAAATTATTCGGACGGCACGACGCTTCACGCGGTATTGTGTTCAAGCGATTCCTGCGCAAGCGGCGTCGTGAAATCGCTCGAATACAATTATAGAGGCGCGTGGCCGATCATAACCGGCTCGGGATGCGAAAAAGAAAACGTTAAATACATTTTGAGCGGCAAGCAGTCGATGTCCCTCTTCTGCGATACGGAAACGCTCGCTTCAAGAGCCGTGGAGATGATGAAGTCGCTTGTCAATGGCGGAACCGTGATGATAAACGACAGTGAAAGATATGATAACGGCGTTTTAACCGTCCCGGCGTTCGTCTGCGAGCCCGAAGTCGTGGACAAAGACAGTTATACAGAGATACTCATAGATTCCGGATTTTACACCGAAGACGAATTGAAATAA